A window of the Henckelia pumila isolate YLH828 chromosome 3, ASM3356847v2, whole genome shotgun sequence genome harbors these coding sequences:
- the LOC140891687 gene encoding uncharacterized protein → MPGLNEGEEIFFDTTDRLMSEESWVTKEEKCNNLVYDIWLREPQSVKERRENFLRRMDFLEFSSTLVESEFENESTEVVSSPFGSYSPSFDENLLFERLESNSEANCSVDYSDQDWLDDLSIELERGSNQNRESCKKSCIESLMRDMEKKKKLAWWWRNLKQKIKKNRDFKLSEETRASVKESKTNRIRVEHHRKKYTECSAVYSGQDFKAHSGAIWSMKFSPDGQYLASGGEDGVVCVWRVNSAEASCDAKKCSFGSQDLETKPNSRRKMPKDPSIIIPEKIFHIEEEPLQRFHGHSADVLDLTWSSSNHLLSASVDKTVRLWHVGSDRCLGVFDHSNYVTCVQFNPKNENYFISGSIDGKVRIWGTASGRVEDWVNARDIVTAVCYNSNGEGFIAGSVSGTCRFYETSGDELQLYEEINVSSKKKSSGNRITGIQFLENDPQRVMITTEDSKIRILDGHEVVRKYEGLSKSSAQASASFTSSGRHLISTGDDSRIYIWNYDDLSITLKQAKSIRSCEHFSSKGVSVAIPWSNFDTQQNIASFGSGTPTGECDSERFSLANWFSMDSSAKGSMTWPEEKLPWWDLQEHDIRPCNDHGEDHLHQMSKHSHSSRIVSSTWGLVFVTANLDGTIKTFHNYGLPMKT, encoded by the exons ATGCCGGGCCTTAACGAGGGAGAAGAGATTTTCTTCGACACTACGGATCGGTTGATGTCCGAGGAATCTTGGGTTACGAAGGAAGAGAAGTGCAATAATCTAGTCTATGATATTTGGCTGCGGGAACCACAGAGTGTTAAGGAAAGAAGGGAAAATTTCTTGCGCAGAATGGACTTTCTTGAGTTTTCTTCCACTTTGGTTGAATCTGAATTTGAAAACGAATCCACAGAAGTGGTTTCAAGTCCTTTTGGATCATACAGCCCCAGTTTCGACGAAAATTTACTGTTTGAGAGGCTGGAATCAAACAGTGAAGCTAATTGTTCTGTGGATTATTCTGATCAAGATTGGTTGGATGATCTAAGCATTGAATTAGAACGAGGAAGCAATCAAAATCGTGAATCTTGTAAGAAATCTTGCATAGAAAGCCTGATGCGGGAtatggaaaagaagaagaagttggCTTGGTGGTGGCGAAATTTGAAacagaagatcaagaaaaaccGTGACTTTAAACTATCTGAGGAAACAAGAGCATCGGTTAAGGAATCTAAGACGAATCGAATCAGAGTAGAACATCATCGAAAGAAGTATACAGAGTGCAGTGCTGTCTATTCCGGTCAAGATTTTAAAGCTCATTCTGGCGCAATTTGGTCTATGAAATTTAGTCCCGATGGCCAATATTTGGCTAGCGGGGGCGAAGATGGGGTGGTTTGTGTATGGCGCGTTAACTCTGCGGAAGCCTCTTGTGATGCCAAGAAGTGCAGTTTCGGAAGCCAAGATTTGGAAACAAAGCCAAATTCTAGAAGGAAAATGCCTAAAGATCCTTCCATCATCATCCCTGAAAAGATTTTCCATATCGAAGAGGAGCCGTTGCAGAGGTTTCATGGCCACAGCGCCGATGTTTTAGACCTTACATGGTCTTCATCCAAT CATCTTCTATCGGCATCCGTGGACAAAACCGTTCGGTTATGGCATGTCGGGTCGGACAGGTGCCTAGGCGTCTTCGATCACAGCAACTATG TAACATGTGTCCAATTCAATCCTAAGAATGAGAACTACTTCATCAGTGGTTCCATCGATGGTAAAGTCCGGATTTGGGGAACAGCCTCTGGCAGAGTTGAGGATTGGGTCAATGCCCGTGATATAGTGACCGCCGTGTGCTACAATTCGAACGGAGAG GGATTTATTGCTGGTTCGGTCTCTGGTACATGTCGTTTCTACGAAACATCAG GCGACGAGCTCCAGCTGTATGAGGAGATAAACGTTTCTAGCAAAAAGAAATCGTCTGGCAACAGAATCACGGGCATTCAG TTTCTAGAAAATGACCCCCAAAGAGTGATGATCACGACAGAGGACTCCAAGATTCGTATACTTGACGGTCACGAGGTGGTCCGAAAGTACGAAG GTTTGTCAAAGTCGAGTGCTCAAGCATCAGCCTCGTTCACTTCAAGCGGGAGGCATCTAATATCAACAGGAGACGACTCTCGGATTTATATATGGAACTACGACGATTTATCCATAACATTAAAACAAGCTAAATCTATACGTTCTTGCGAGCACTTCTCATCCAAGGGTGTATCCGTAGCAATTCCCTGGTCAAATTTCGACACACAACAAAACATTGCCAGTTTTGGTTCTGGCACACCAACAGGGGAATGTGACTCGGAACGTTTCTCTCTAGCAAACTGGTTCTCCATGGATAGCTCGGCTAAGGGCTCGATGACTTGGCCCGAAGAAAAACTTCCTTGGTGGGATTTACAAGAACATGACATTCGGCCATGTAACGATCACGGTGAGGATCATCTTCATCAGATGAGTAAGCATAGCCATAGCTCAAGAATCGTATCCTCGACATGGGGTCTGGTTTTTGTGACAGCGAATTTGGATGGCACAATCAAGACATTCCATAACTATGGATTACCGATGAAAACTTAG